Part of the Paenibacillus sp. FSL R7-0273 genome is shown below.
GGTCCTCCACCGGCTGATAGCCCATTTCCTCCAGCATGCCCTTCATCGTCTCGGTATCATGCTCATTCATCTGACAGCCGTAGGTGGCTATAAAATAGTACTGCTGCTTCAGGCTGTTCATTTCACGGAATTGCTCCATAATACGGATCGTTTCAGCATCCTCAAAGTTAATGACCTCGATCTCCTGCTTGCCGCGGCGCTTCCCTTCCTTATAATCCGGGTTGGAGTTGATCTGTACGGTCCGGCCTTTGATTCTGTAAGTGGTTTTGCCCTCTTCTTCACTGATGACTTTGGCGTCAGAAAAATCAAAATATTTCGAGTAATCCTTCGAACCGCCCTGGCCGGATTTTAAGTCCGGTGAGTTATTCCCCATTGTCATGTTTTCACGTCCTTTATGAATGAAAGCTTCAGTAGTCAAATCGGTTAATTGTATTATCGCCAATAAAAAATTATAGCATAAATAATGGAGGCTAATCCATCCGGCAGTGACGGCATACAAATAAACCTCCCCGCCGGAGTCAGCAGGAAGGCTGTGAGTTATCTATTTATGGGCAGGACATCATTTGGGGCGGCGGATGTACATTCGCAGGTATACCATCTCAAGCTTAGACTTTTTGACACAGATAAAAAACAGCTTCATTTCAGCAATTCATCTCCCCGTGTATACAGCTTTACTCCAGTCTAACAGTATACCGTTACAGTAACGTTACACTTTTCTACACTAAACTGCATATTATGATAAAATAACAGCTTTTTCCGCTAGAATTAATTATGCAGATACCTGGATTACACGGTCAGACAGAGGAGCAACGATATGAAGCATGTTCTGGAGAACGGTTTAGAGCTAAATTACAACTATCAGCAGGCCAGGCAGGCGAAGGCTAATACCCGGACGCTTGTCCTGATTCACGGTATGGGCTTCGATCTCACCTGCTGGGACCGGATCATTCCCTATATGCAGGAAGATTTTCATCTGCTCCGGTACGATTTCCGCGGACACGGGCTAAGCGGTACAGACAGCATTGATCCGTCCAGGCTGGCCCAGTCCTATGTTGAGCATTTGAACAGTCTCGTGCAGCAGCTCGGGATTGGGGATTTTCATATCGTCTCCCACGGCGCGGGCTGTATTATCGGCCTCTACTATACTAAAAAGTACCCGTCTAAAGTACATAGCAATGTGCTGCTGTCCCTGCCATTGTTTCATTCGAGCAGCACAGCCGGCAAATATGCCGATTACCGCAAAAATCTGATGAACCACCAGTCGATGAGCGCTATGGCGGATCATGTTATTCCTAACGTTACGCTGTTTCAGCCGGGATCTCCCGAAATGGCGAGACTGTATGAGGCGTTCAGCAAAGTAAGCTTTGACCGCTATATCGAGCTGCTTGATTTCTTTGCCGGTGCGCATGCAGAAATATTGGAAATGTTCAGGCAGCATACCGGTCCGCTGCTGCTGCTGACAGGTGAGCGTGATCCGATGTATCCCCCGTATCTGTCCGGCCTGATTGCTTCCGCCAATCCGTATTGCCGGTTTACGACCATTTATAATGCGTCCAATATGCTGTTCTATGACCAGCCGGGGGATACGTATAAGCAGATCCGCGTGTTTTTTGATACCGAAACTGCCGGTTACCGTCCGCCTCCTGATCCTTATCTGCTGGATCTGCATGCCGACTTTATCGGACTGGTCAATGCCGGTGTACAGGCTGAGCCTCCTCCTGCGCGTCTTAAAGTAACACTGCTATCGCCCTTTCAGGTCTTTATCGATGATGAGCAGCTCCTGAGCGGCTGGGGAAGAAGAAACGCCAGGGAGCTGCTGATCTATCTGCTGCTCAATCCGGTGGTCACAAGAGATCAGCTGTGCGGGGACCTGTGGAAGGACCTGGATAAGTCCAAAGCCCGCAATCTGCTGCGGGTCTGTCTCAATCATCTCAAGCAGCTGATTAACAATGAGGTAACGAAGCTGATCCGCAGCGATAACCGGCAAATCTCTCTCCAGGCTTCAGCGGATTGTGACCTGCTTACTCTGCAGGAGAATATAACGCTCGCGCTCAAAGAGAAGGAGATTGTGCAAAAGGACAGGCTGATTCAACAAATTGTCCCCCATATCCGGGAGGAGCTGTTCAACAATCTCGATCAGGACTGGAATTTGAATCTGCGCATGCGCCTGGAAATCCAGCTGGTGACTCTGGCCTACAATCAGGCCGATGTGCTTGCAGAGCAGGGTAAGTATACGAGCGCGATAGCTTTTCTGAAGTATGTAATTCTGTTTAATCCGGAAGAGTATGATGCCTATGAGCGGATTGCCGGCCTGTATGAGCGGAATAAGCAGAAGCGCGAAGCCAAGGCATGGCGCGTTAAGCTGGCCGGGCTGCAGCCGGACAAGGAGCCTACAGTCAAGCGCCATAGCCTGCCTAATGGTCTGTAAGCTAGATAACAGATACAGCAGAGATGGCCCATTTTCATTCTCTCGTCAGATATACACAGGCATTGTTGCCGCCATACCCGTGGCTGGTGATCAGCACCTCAGCAGACGGCTGCAGCAATGTCTCAGTGACCAGCGGAAGATGCTCGTATCCCGAGCGGTCCGTACGGATGGTTCCGGGGATGAACTGATGACGGAAGCCGAGCAGTGAGGATATGATCTGTGCCGGCCCGCTGGCGCTGAACGGATGCCCGGTCAGCCCTTTGATCGAGGTCAGGGGCACGCTGTGCCTGAACAGCTCCCGGGACACGATCTCCTCAATGCGGTCATTGGCGGCATACCCCATCGCCTGGCTGTTATAATAGTCCGGTACTCTCCCTCCTGTCACACGGCTGACTGCCTGCTTCATCATCCTGCCTGCCGGATCATGCCCGTTGACGGATTCACCGTCATTATTGGTCGCTATCGCATCAATATACCCGTAGATTACTGCATGCCGTGCCTTGGCATGCTCTTCCGTTTCAAGAATCAGGCATGCTGCCCCTTCAGCCAGAACAAAGCCTTTGCTGTTTTTGCTAAATGGAGAGCCTGCAGCAGCTTCCGCCTGGCCAAATGGTAGCGCTCTCATTTTTCCAAAACCATAAACTGTTGCCTTATTGTTGCTGCTGTCCGCTGCGCCGACTATCGCTGTACGGATTCTGCCGTTCTGCAGGTACATCACAGCATCCTCAATAGCCTCGATACCTGCAGTGCAGCCGGTGGTTACCGTTTTGGTGATCCCGTTCAGTGAAAAGTAGCTCGTGACCGCCGATGCCAGACTATGATAATGAACCAGTCCGCAGCAGTAGACCGGCATGTCTTTAAACCGGCCTGCTGCCGTTAGCCCGATCATCTCCTCCAGCGGGGTCATCCCGCCCATCGTTGTTCCCATAAAAACCCCTGTATGTATAGCTATTTCCTGGTCATCCAGCTCCAGTCCGGACATTTCCAGCGCTTCCGAGACAGTGCAGATCGCCAGCTTTGCAATTCTTGGCAGCGTCCTATGCTCCTTCTCATCGAGAATGCCGAGTCCCCCCGTAACCTCCCCTACCACCAGCAGCTCTCCGCCGGGAGTAAGCTCATCCTTGGTTGTAAACCTGTACCTGCCGCTGAGCAGATTCTGCAGCAGCTCACTGCAATCCCCGCCGTTGGGGACCTTTACTCCAAATCCGGTAACCGCTATACGCTGCTTCATCCTCATCCACCTCTTCAAACGAATTAGAATGATACCTGGTTATATTTAAAAAGGGCCTCTTCCGCTTGTCTATTCAGGATCTGCAGGCCAGATTCTCAATCCAAACGTTAGAAGCCCTCTTTAATGAGGCCGATATTTAATCACTTGTGAAGTGCAGAACATTACAGTAAGGCTTTAGGACAATCAGCTCAATGTCTGAGCCGCTGCGGGAGTAAAGGGAAGGATCCGCCCTCTACCTTGGCCGGCCATTCCGGATCGCTGAGCAGCGCTCTGCCTACAGCCACCAGATCAAATTCCGACTTCTCCAATCTGTCCAGCAGACGGTCGAGGTTGTCCTCATCATGATGCTCGGCAGCTCCACCTGTGAACTCGCTATTCAAGCCGACCGAGCCGACCGTAATTACAGGCTTGCCGGTAATGCGCTTCGTCCAGCCGGCCAGATTCAGCTCAGAGCCTTCAAATTCAGGCAGCCAGAAGCGGCGGGTAGAGCAGTGGAAGATATCAACGCCAGCATTGCTAAGCGGTGTCAGGAAACGGGCCAGCTCGTCCGGTGTGCGGGCCAGCTTGGCTGTATAGTCCCCGCTCTTCCACTGTGAGAACCGCAGAATAATCGGGAAATCCGGACCGACCGCACGCCGGCAGGCATCAATAATCTCGACGGCAAAGGTCGTACGCGCTTCCAGATCACCGCCGTATTCGTCTGTGCGCCGGTTGGTTTTCTCCCAGAAAAACTGGTCGATCAGATAGCCATGGGCGCCGTGCAGCTCAATCCCGTCAAAGCCAATCTTCTGGGCATCCTTTGCTGCCCGGGCGAAGGCCGCAACAATCCCGTCAATCTGCTGCTTGGTCATCGGCTCTGTTACCGGTTCTCCGGCTAGGTTAAGCCCCGAAGGCCCTATTGGCAGGGCATTGGCATTTGGCAGATCGCCGATAGAGCGGGCCATCCCGACATGCCACAGCTGCGGGACGATCTTCCCGCCTGCAGCATGCACCTCTTTAACTACATTCTCCCAGCCTTCCAGTGCGGCTTCACCGTGAATATTCGGGATGCTAGGATGGCTGACGGCCGCCGGATGATTAATTGCGGTTCCCTCGGTGATAATCAGGCCTACTCCGCCTTCTGCACGTCTGCGGTAATAAGCGGCCACATCAGGGCCTGCCACACCCTCCGGTGAAAAAGCACGGGTCATCGGAGCCATAACGATCCGGTTCGGAAGCGAAAGCGAACCAGCCTGAAACGGGGTAAACAACAGGTTTGTGTTCATATCGGGCCTCCATTGCATAATATAATTACTTAAAGTAAGTATATTATGATGGCTGGAGGGATCAAAAGCAAATGGTATAGTCTTAGCCCGGGCTTAAGGTGCTTATAATAGAATGCTCAGGCGGCGTGCCCGCCGGGATTAGCTGGTTTGAGGGGCATTTTTGGCTTTGGTTTGGCTGATTCAGCCGTCCAGGCTGGAATCAGAGGCATTTTTGCCTTTCATTTGGCCGATTCAGCCATCCGGGCAGGAATCAGAGGCATTTTTGCCTTTCATTTGCCCGATTCAGCCATCCGGGCAGGAATCAAGAGCATTTTTGCCTTTCATTTGCCCGATCCAGCCATCCGGGCTGAAATCAGAGGCATTTTTGCCCTTCATTTGCACGATTCAGCCGTCCGGGCTGGAATCAGAGGCATTTTTGCCCTTCATTTAGCCGATTCAGCCATCCGGGCTGGAATCAAGAGCATTTTTGCCTTTCATTTGCCCGATCCAGCCATCCGGACTGAAATCAGAGGCATTTTTGCCCTTCATTTGGCCGATCCAGCAATCCGGGCTGGAATCAGAGGCATTTTTGCCCTTCATTTAGCCGATTCAGCCGCCTGGACGCGAATCAAGAGCATTTTTGCCCCTTCACGGGCCATGCAAACGGACAAAAAAACCGGACACCCGCAGTAAACTGCTGATGTCCGATTTGGATATGATAATAAATCCGATTCTACAGGTTCAGCACGCCTGCTTTAGGCGTTACGCGGAAGGCTGCAGCCAGATCAGCCAGCTGCTGATCAGTGATTGACTGCTTGATTTCTCTGCCGCCGATCAGGTTGTAAATGATCGCAGCTTTTTCAATGGTTTCTACCAGACCAAAGGTTGCATCCATAGTAGAGCCTGTTACAAAAATACCGTGCTGCGGCCAGATAACTACGCGGTAGTCCTTCATCTTAGCGGCTGTTGCCCGGCCGATATCGCTGCTGCCCGGAACCATCCAAGGGATAACGCCGATGCCGTCAGGGAAGACAACCAGACATTCTGTGCACATTTCCCAGAGGGTTTTGGTGAATTTCAGCTCATCCAGATCGTGCGTGAATGTCATAGCAATAACGTTAGTAGCGTGAGTGTGAAGAACAATACGGTGTCCAGGATCAACCTTCAGGCGTTCAATGTGGCTCATGAAGTGGGAAGCCAGCTCGCTTGTAGGTACAGCATTGTTGCGCAGACCCCACAGCACTTCAACGCTCTCACCTGTAGCGGATACGCGCAATACGCCGAGGTTGGCTTCCGGGTCTTTGATCACGTTGCGGAAGTATTTGCCGGAGCCTGTTACGATAAAGTATTTGCCTGCAAGCTCAGTTACAGGAAAAGTAAGCTGAATAGTGCGCAGCGGCTCACGGATATTAATGTACTTAGCTACTTCTTCTTCGTCCAGCAGATAGCTGATGTTACCGCCGTTCAGCTCATCCCAGCCCAGGGACCACATGTGATGGGTGATTTCGGACATTTCCTGGATAAAAGGGGCTTCCGTACCGGCGATATAGCCTTTAGTTTCAATAACGGACGTGCTCATATATTATCTCTCCTTTGAATGCAGATCTGTTGGTAGTAGAAATGAGGACCATTCAAAAATCAATTCATTATTGTTTGTTATATAAATAGCCTTATCTGGCAGACAAAACCTCCTTCTCATAAGCCTTCACATCAGCCAGCCAGCCTTCGCGGACCGGTGTGTTCTGGGAAGCACAGTAGTAATCCCAGATAGCGCCGAACGGATAGGACTTGAATTCCTCTACCAATGCCAGGCGGGAAGTATAGTCTCCTTCGAGTTCAATCTTCTTCAGCTCAGCAATCGGCTCAAGCATTGCACGCAGCAGGGCTTTAATTGTGTTGCGTGTTCCGATTACCCAAGCAGCAACGTGGTTGATGCTGCCGTCGAAGAAGTCCAGGCCGATGTTCGTACGCGGCAGCAGATCTCCGCGGACCAGCTCACGGGCGATTTCCAGCAGCTCATCATCCATAGTTACTACGTGGTCACTGTCCCAGCGTACCGGTCTGCTCACATGCAGCAGCAGCTGCTCACTGAACATCAGGATCGAGGACAGTTTGTTTGAAATAACTTCAGTCGGATGGAAGTGTCCGGCGTCAAGGCAGATGGCTTTGCCGCGGGTCATTCCATAGCCCATATAGAATTCATGCGATCCGACAACATAGCTCTCGGAGCCAATGCCGAACAGCTTACTCTCAACTGCATCGATGTTGTATTGCGGGTCAATCTCTTCACTGAACACTTCATCCAGCGAATCACGCAGGCGTGCACGCGGAGCCAGGCGGTCAACCGGAGTATCCTTGTAGCCGTCCGGTACCCAGAAGTTAGTCACACATGGCTGTCCCAGCTCGCGGCCGAACGATTCAGCGATTTTGCGGGAAGCTTTACAGTGCTTGATCCAGAAATTGCGGATCTCCTCGTCAGCATGGCTCAGTGTGAAGCCGTCTGCCGCTTTTGGATGGGAGAAGCAGGTCGGGTTGAAATCAAGTCCCAGTCCCTGTTCCTTAGCCCACTCTACCCAGTTAGCGAAATGGCGTGGCTCCAGCTCATCCAGATCCACCTTCTCATCTGTGTCTGCATAGATGGCGTGCAGGTTGACCTTGTGTTTACCCGGAATCAGCGACAATGCCTTCTCCAGATCCTTGCGGAGCTCATCCGGTGTACCCGCGCGTCCAGGGTAGCTGCCGGTTACAGCAATACCGCCGCTCAGCTCCTTGTCCTTGAACAGGAAGCCCTGTACATCGTCCCCCTGCCAGCAGTGAAGGGAAATCTTGATCTCCGCCAGCTTTTCCAATACTTCATCCACGTTGATGCCGTGGGCTGCGTATAATTTCTTCGCTTCGTTATAGCTGTTGATGATGCTCTGATCCATGTTGGGGTTCCTCCTAAAAGTTTTGTGAGCATCTGCTCCATCTAATTTACTTCGGACAAAACTGACTTCGGAAGCATATGCTTAGTTTTGTGAACATCTGCTACATACTTCTTATTTATTGGCTGCCGCCTGCAGAAACTGCATGCAGCGCTTCCCAGCGGGCCAGCAGGGCCTCAAGCTGCGGAAGCGGGCGCGGCAGGTAAGACTGTATCTTAAAGGACTTGCCAATGATCGTGCGGGCTTCACGGATATCCGCAACTTCTCCGGTATGGATCAGCTGGATGGCCAGATTGCCGAGCGCTGTCGATTCCGTAGGGCCAGCCAGTACTTCCCGGCCGATTATATCGGCAGTCAGCTGGCACAGCAGCGTGTTGTTCGCACCACCGCCGACGATCTGCAGCACCTCTACCGGTCTGCCGGTCAGCTGCTCCAGCTCGCCCAGATAACTGCGGTACGAGAGCGCCAGGCTGTCAAAGATGCAGCGGGCAAGCTCGCCCGGCGTTTGCGGGACAGGCTGGCCGCTCTCTGCACAGGCAAGGCGGATCTCTTCAATCATGTTGTCCGGATTCAGGAACCGCGGATCGTTGCACGGAATCAGGCTGCGGTAGCCCTCAGCTTCTGCGGCAAGCTCAGCCAGTTCAGCGAAGCTGTAACGCTCTCCGTCCAGTCTGCGTACCTCCTGGATCAGCCAAAGTCCCATAATATTCTTGAGGAAACGGTAGGTTCCAAAAGCGCCCCACTCATTTGTGTAATTCGCCTGCATTGCCGCCTCTGTATTGACCGGATGATCCAGCTCAACACCGAGCAGCGACCATGTTCCGCTGCTGATGTAAGCAGCAGTACGGTCATCCTGCACAGGCACGCCTAATACAGCCGAGGCCGTATCATGTGTAGCCGCGCAGATAAGCTCGCAGTCCGGCAGATCATACTGCTGCTTCAGGTCATCCCTGAGGCTGCCGAGCACTTCGCCGGGCTCAGTAAGCGGAGCAAACTGCTCTCTCTTAAGATGCAGCAAGGACAGCAAGTCTGCATCATACTCACGATCAGCGAGATTGAGCAGCTGTGTTGTCGAAGCATTTGTAACTTCGTTAATCTTCCGGCCGGATAATCTATAGTAGAGATAATCCGGAACAAGCAGAATCTGGTCCGCTGCAGCCAGCTCTGTAGCGTCATGGGCGTACAGCTGAT
Proteins encoded:
- a CDS encoding alpha/beta fold hydrolase, whose product is MKHVLENGLELNYNYQQARQAKANTRTLVLIHGMGFDLTCWDRIIPYMQEDFHLLRYDFRGHGLSGTDSIDPSRLAQSYVEHLNSLVQQLGIGDFHIVSHGAGCIIGLYYTKKYPSKVHSNVLLSLPLFHSSSTAGKYADYRKNLMNHQSMSAMADHVIPNVTLFQPGSPEMARLYEAFSKVSFDRYIELLDFFAGAHAEILEMFRQHTGPLLLLTGERDPMYPPYLSGLIASANPYCRFTTIYNASNMLFYDQPGDTYKQIRVFFDTETAGYRPPPDPYLLDLHADFIGLVNAGVQAEPPPARLKVTLLSPFQVFIDDEQLLSGWGRRNARELLIYLLLNPVVTRDQLCGDLWKDLDKSKARNLLRVCLNHLKQLINNEVTKLIRSDNRQISLQASADCDLLTLQENITLALKEKEIVQKDRLIQQIVPHIREELFNNLDQDWNLNLRMRLEIQLVTLAYNQADVLAEQGKYTSAIAFLKYVILFNPEEYDAYERIAGLYERNKQKREAKAWRVKLAGLQPDKEPTVKRHSLPNGL
- a CDS encoding beta-ketoacyl-[acyl-carrier-protein] synthase family protein; translated protein: MKQRIAVTGFGVKVPNGGDCSELLQNLLSGRYRFTTKDELTPGGELLVVGEVTGGLGILDEKEHRTLPRIAKLAICTVSEALEMSGLELDDQEIAIHTGVFMGTTMGGMTPLEEMIGLTAAGRFKDMPVYCCGLVHYHSLASAVTSYFSLNGITKTVTTGCTAGIEAIEDAVMYLQNGRIRTAIVGAADSSNNKATVYGFGKMRALPFGQAEAAAGSPFSKNSKGFVLAEGAACLILETEEHAKARHAVIYGYIDAIATNNDGESVNGHDPAGRMMKQAVSRVTGGRVPDYYNSQAMGYAANDRIEEIVSRELFRHSVPLTSIKGLTGHPFSASGPAQIISSLLGFRHQFIPGTIRTDRSGYEHLPLVTETLLQPSAEVLITSHGYGGNNACVYLTRE
- a CDS encoding NADH:flavin oxidoreductase; the encoded protein is MNTNLLFTPFQAGSLSLPNRIVMAPMTRAFSPEGVAGPDVAAYYRRRAEGGVGLIITEGTAINHPAAVSHPSIPNIHGEAALEGWENVVKEVHAAGGKIVPQLWHVGMARSIGDLPNANALPIGPSGLNLAGEPVTEPMTKQQIDGIVAAFARAAKDAQKIGFDGIELHGAHGYLIDQFFWEKTNRRTDEYGGDLEARTTFAVEIIDACRRAVGPDFPIILRFSQWKSGDYTAKLARTPDELARFLTPLSNAGVDIFHCSTRRFWLPEFEGSELNLAGWTKRITGKPVITVGSVGLNSEFTGGAAEHHDEDNLDRLLDRLEKSEFDLVAVGRALLSDPEWPAKVEGGSFPLLPQRLRH
- the rhaD gene encoding rhamnulose-1-phosphate aldolase; translation: MSTSVIETKGYIAGTEAPFIQEMSEITHHMWSLGWDELNGGNISYLLDEEEVAKYINIREPLRTIQLTFPVTELAGKYFIVTGSGKYFRNVIKDPEANLGVLRVSATGESVEVLWGLRNNAVPTSELASHFMSHIERLKVDPGHRIVLHTHATNVIAMTFTHDLDELKFTKTLWEMCTECLVVFPDGIGVIPWMVPGSSDIGRATAAKMKDYRVVIWPQHGIFVTGSTMDATFGLVETIEKAAIIYNLIGGREIKQSITDQQLADLAAAFRVTPKAGVLNL
- the rhaA gene encoding L-rhamnose isomerase, with protein sequence MDQSIINSYNEAKKLYAAHGINVDEVLEKLAEIKISLHCWQGDDVQGFLFKDKELSGGIAVTGSYPGRAGTPDELRKDLEKALSLIPGKHKVNLHAIYADTDEKVDLDELEPRHFANWVEWAKEQGLGLDFNPTCFSHPKAADGFTLSHADEEIRNFWIKHCKASRKIAESFGRELGQPCVTNFWVPDGYKDTPVDRLAPRARLRDSLDEVFSEEIDPQYNIDAVESKLFGIGSESYVVGSHEFYMGYGMTRGKAICLDAGHFHPTEVISNKLSSILMFSEQLLLHVSRPVRWDSDHVVTMDDELLEIARELVRGDLLPRTNIGLDFFDGSINHVAAWVIGTRNTIKALLRAMLEPIAELKKIELEGDYTSRLALVEEFKSYPFGAIWDYYCASQNTPVREGWLADVKAYEKEVLSAR
- the rhaB gene encoding rhamnulokinase, coding for MNYHIAVDIGASSGRLVLGTIADGILSLEEIHRFSNGFTERDGSCFWDIDYLFEEILRGLQKAKAAGITKCTLGIDTWAVDYVLLDAEGNRLQEVYAYRDRRTDGVMEEVAKLISPEQVYAKTGIQQLTFNTLYQLYAHDATELAAADQILLVPDYLYYRLSGRKINEVTNASTTQLLNLADREYDADLLSLLHLKREQFAPLTEPGEVLGSLRDDLKQQYDLPDCELICAATHDTASAVLGVPVQDDRTAAYISSGTWSLLGVELDHPVNTEAAMQANYTNEWGAFGTYRFLKNIMGLWLIQEVRRLDGERYSFAELAELAAEAEGYRSLIPCNDPRFLNPDNMIEEIRLACAESGQPVPQTPGELARCIFDSLALSYRSYLGELEQLTGRPVEVLQIVGGGANNTLLCQLTADIIGREVLAGPTESTALGNLAIQLIHTGEVADIREARTIIGKSFKIQSYLPRPLPQLEALLARWEALHAVSAGGSQ